A genomic region of Anopheles coustani chromosome 3, idAnoCousDA_361_x.2, whole genome shotgun sequence contains the following coding sequences:
- the LOC131258489 gene encoding glycoprotein endo-alpha-1,2-mannosidase, which yields MTVVGGHKLSSIKSMKLFVCLIGVSSFLLLIFCLYTTISTPEKEVAPLSLPNDGYQNVVSYELWRSQTIIPEKYNEHQVKARIIRDKIKRLVANNQHQATAPAAEHRNRTIPLNRNVQIFYHGTVAWYKSQPTRPSGDRLVARIYENNSVSFKPNDEQIINTAFYPKRRLYNTSEAIVREHFNEIQNCGIGTVILGWQPNFSDYLLRVIFKVAQHYDLQIVIEILEYADRTIESIRSNIKYFTDGFGKGPAGIESTLSYYNVLSKKRELPLFYIRKAYRIGDTEWKRLLSRNGILTIRGTSYDAILVAHITSKDHKSIVRRSGFDGFYTYLPSNGANYASTWKNWNQLKKFADSYRLLFVPTIGPGYYDRRKYERKVNQNHGITNIKRYRSNGQYFDVGWRTSLKNNLQIITINSYNNWVDGTQIEAAIPVFGFRDYLPGPPEKYLDLTQSWVEEYVKYKWNNIKLNKKTDLTLNCYDFINNTIC from the coding sequence ATGACCGTCGTCGGAGGACACAAGCTGAGCAGCATCAAATCCATGAAGCTGTTTGTCTGCCTCATTGGTGTGAGCTCGTTCCTGCTTCTCATTTTCTGCCTATACACTACCATTAGCACGCCGGAAAAGGAAGTGGCCCCGCTCTCGCTGCCAAACGATGGCTACCAGAACGTTGTGTCCTACGAGCTGTGGCGCAGTCAAACTATCATACCGGAGAAGTACAACGAACACCAAGTCAAGGCGCGCATTATTCGGGACAAAATCAAGCGATTGGTGGCTAACAACCAACACCAGGCCACGGCACCAGCAGCCGAGCATCGGAACAGGACTATTCCGTTGAATCGAAATGTTCAGATATTTTACCATGGTACGGTCGCGTGGTACAAATCGCAACCAACGCGTCCCTCCGGCGATCGGTTGGTTGCGCgtatttatgaaaacaatTCCGTTTCCTTCAAACCGAACGATGAGCAGATCATAAATACCGCGTTCTACCCAAAACGACGGCTGTACAACACGAGCGAGGCGATCGTCCGGGAACATTTTAACGAAATACAAAACTGTGGCATCGGAACAGTGATCCTAGGATGGCAGCCCAACTTTTCCGACTACCTTCTCCGGGTGATCTTCAAGGTGGCACAACACTACGATTTGCAAATCGTAATTGAAATATTAGAGTACGCCGATCGTACGATCGAGAGTATAAGAAGCAATATAAAATACTTCACCGATGGATTTGGAAAGGGCCCCGCCGGCATCGAAAGTACTCTTAGCTACTACAATGTGCTTTCCAAAAAACGAGAGCTACCCCTGTTCTACATCCGCAAGGCATATCGCATCGGGGACACCGAGTGGAAACGACTTCTCAGCCGCAATGGAATCCTAACAATACGTGGAACAAGCTATGATGCTATCCTCGTGGCGCACATCACATCCAAGGACCACAAGTCTATCGTTCGAAGGTCGGGCTTCGATGGGTTCTACACGTATCTTCCCAGTAACGGTGCTAACTATGCGTCCACGTGGAAAAATTGGAACCAGCTGAAAAAGTTTGCCGACAGTTACCGCTTGCTATTTGTGCCGACCATCGGTCCAGGTTATTACGATCGTCGAAAGTACGAGCGAAAGGTGAATCAAAACCACGGCATTACCAACATCAAACGCTACCGATCCAATGGGCAATATTTCGACGTCGGATGGCGTACGTCGCTGAAGAACAATCTGCAAATAATCACCATCAACAGCTACAACAACTGGGTTGATGGCACGCAGATCGAGGCCGCCATACCGGTGTTCGGTTTTCGGGACTACCTGCCGGGGCCACCGGAAAAGTATCTCGACTTGACGCAGTCCTGGGTGGAGGAGTACGTTAAGTACAAGTGGAACAACATCAAATTGAACAAGAAAACCGATTTAACACTCAACTGTTACGATTTTATCAACAACACTATTTGTTAA
- the LOC131258534 gene encoding transcription factor Adf-1-like, which yields MTFEEQLIAKVRANEVLYNVKNVNYRRKNDKERLWQQIAYELNCSVEVCKRRWKSLRDKFIKLSRVEQSARGTSDEEQPKKWRYFDSLTFLQGYNKSSLATANFLDSMYLTEERYVDIKCEHPNGRQFVREDNAVTVAVECSSGIVNTDRYTATDARNGATVTLDVQSGTVSGGRKRQLDLIETECVKIIRTAAEAIQMEASCNIRKTSTQMLFEALAHRIDEANLPASRLNALQTAVTNLVYSSL from the exons atgaCTTTCGAGGAGCAATTAATTGCAAAAGTTCGCGCAAATGAAGTGCTTTACAACGTGAAAAATGTAAACTATCGACGGAAGAACGACAAGGAAAGGCTCTGGCAGCAGATTGCATACGAACTAAACTGCTCAG TGGAAGTTTGCAAACGCCGATGGAAGAGTTTGCGGGACAAATTCATTAAACTGAGCAGAGTGGAGCAGTCTGCCCGAGGGACTTCCGACGAGGAGCAGCCAAAGAAATGGCGTTATTTCGACAGCTTGACGTTTCTGCAAGGATACAACAAAAGTTCACT GGCAACGGCAAACTTCCTGGACAGCATGTACCTTACCGAGGAAAGATACGTCGATATCAAATGTGAACATCCGAACGGTAGACAGTTCGTGCGGGAAGACAATGCCGTGACGGTGGCCGTCGAGTGCAGTTCGGGGATTGTAAATACCGACAGATATACCGCCACGGACGCTCGCAATGGTGCCACCGTTACGCTCGACGTCCAAAGTGGCACCGTGAGCGGCGGTCGAAAGCGTCAGCTGGATCTCATCGAAACGGAATGTGTAAAAATCATTCGTACCGCAGCTGAAGCGATTCAAATGGAGGCCAGCTGTAACATTCGCAAGACCAGCACGCAAATGCTGTTCGAGGCTCTAGCTCATCGGATCGACGAAGCCAACCTACCGGCTTCCCGCTTGAACGCCCTCCAGACGGCCGTGACCAACCTAGTTTATTCGTCCTTATGA